A segment of the Leptospira perdikensis genome:
CAGAAGAAGATATCTTAACTTTTGAATATCCTAAATAAGATAACGCATTCATTATAGAATGTGTGTTACCCACTCCATAGTCCACAATGCATATATTTAGTTTATTACTCAAAGTCCTATACCCACTTCAAATTTAGGGATATACTCCCCTAATTTTTTCTTTTCAAACAGTTCCGTATTTACCGATTGATCAACTTGCAACCAAAACTCTTCGACTGTAATACCGATGTAATTGGAAAATTTTTCAATATATTTAGGAGAACATGTTCCGTCGAATTTTTTTACGAGATCTATACCTTCCTCTCTCGTGATCAAACCATTACGTAAATCTTCATTTACATAATCAGTAATTCTGCCGAACCCGTATTTCAAGTATTTGATCATTTGATTGAAAGTGACGAAATCCTCATCAAGAGAAGTAATCCCAAGTGGATCTCCGATCTCCCATGGTTTTTCATTGCGAATCTCAAGCCCACGTAAGATCGAAAATACTCCATTGTTGACAAGAGACCAATCTTTCCAAAAATAACCAAGGAATGTAATTCGTAAATTTGCCTGATCCATTTCTTCAGGGGATGGATAACAGTATTGTAATACTTGATTTTTTTTAACTTCGTCGCTAAGTAACCAAGTAATATCACCACCGTTCAATGTGTTCATTTTACGAAGATTATTTCCATCACTACCAGTTTTCCCCATTACACTTGACTCACCTACTTGTAATGCAGAATTTTCCCCCCACCATATCAGTGGGATCTGGTAAGCAATCGCTAGTTTGGGAACACTACTAAACAATGCAAGTTCAGTGGACCGGAAACTATTTGTGTATTGTAAAAAACCTTTTTTTTTCAATGATTTCCAAATGGCCGGTGCTGGATTCACTGTAATACAATCAAAACCTTGATTGATCATATTAGAAAGATTGTCTACTCCACGTTCTGTTACTTGTTCTGGTGGATAACTCAAACAAACCAAAAGTGGTTTCATCTTAAGTCTTTCTTTCACAAAAAGAGCCTGTCTTAAACTATCTTTCCCACCACTTACACCAATAATACAATCATATCCAGAACGATTGTTAGCTTTGCCAAATTCGACAATTGCCGTTAGCTCTTTTTGCCTTTCTTCCCAATCCACATATTTCAGCGATTCATGGTATTTACATGCCGGACAGATTCCATCAGAATGAAATACCGTATTGGGTCTTGTATCAGGTTGAAGGCAAGATTTACAAAATTTCATATAGAGTGATATTTTTCTTTCATTAAAACTTCAGCAACTTTGAAATCGATTACTGAATTGATATCGTGACCAGAGATAGAATCTGTAACATAAGCATATGAATCGTCAGTAAATATGGATCCATTTTTCACAAAACAGTCCCACTCAATCACCGAAGTTGATCCGCTTGGTTGGAAATAAGTAGGTAATTCTTGTCGGTTTTTTAACTTCACATCCTCGGAAAGAAAATTTGCTAAAGAATTATCCGCTGGAATCATATTACAATGGAGAGGACTTGTTTTTGCTTCAATCATTGTTACATATGCTTTAGCATTAGGATTAGCCGCTAAACTCTCTATAACTAGGTCTAGTTCGATTTCATCACGTAATGGGTGGGTAGGAGTGAGGATAACAATATAGTCATATTTAATACCTTCTTGTTTTTCCAAATATTCCATTGTATGAAAAATTGCATCTTCCTGTTTGGCTTTATCTCCTGAAATACTATCAGGCCGTTTAAATGGTGCATCAGCTCCAAACTCTTTCGAAACTTTTATAATTTCTTCGGAATCCGTAGTTACAATCACTCGATCAATGTACTTCGATCTTTTAGCAGCTTCCACTGTCCAAGCAATCAAAGGTTTTCCTTGTATTAATTTTATATTTTTACCAGGAACTTCCTTCGAACCACCTCTGGCTGTGATGATACAAACAATTGATTTATTATTTATCATACTTCAATCTAAACTTTTTCTTATTTTTCTCATCAATCGTATAATAAACAAGATTTTCCAGATAACTTGAAACCTTTTCATTATATTTACTTAATCTCGGACATACTTCTTCAAGAACTACGTCTATATGATACTGGTCAAGATCCAGAAAAACCCAACTCAAAGTGTTGTCTAATTTATCTAGCGCCTTAAATAACAACAGGTCTGGCGAATAAAACTCAATTTGATCATAAAATTCTTTTCGATAAACTTTGTCTTTTTCTCGTTTTCTATCAATGGAAATTGTTTGAATTTTTTTTAAATTCTCAGAACTAATTTCTAAACCATCTTGAATTTGTAATTCAATTACATTGTGGCTTAACCCAAACAAAACTTCTTCAATCGTTGGTTTTGATAACAATGCAACATAGGACATTGTTACACGAAGTGGGTGATTCATATAATTCTGATAAGGTTCATTAGTTAATTTTGCATCTATGGAACCAATCAACTCATCTAATAAATCAAGTTTTGTTAACCCAAACTTCAGTAATTCAGCCTTTAGTGACCCATAATATTCATGTGTATCAAAACTTGCTGAATGAAATTTATATTCAATTTCTTCATCAAAAGGACGGAATTGGAAAAAACTATTTCTATGATCTACCATAGATATCAGTGACTTCTTAAAAGTCCCCCATCAATGGGAAGGCTCAATCCATTCAGGAAACCAGAGTTGGCTGAAGTTAAAAAAGCAATGATTTGGCCAAACTCATCCGGTTTAGGAAAATAACCGGTTGGGAAAAGTTGATTTGAATGATTAATAATTTCTTCAACTGCTACGTTTTTCTCGAGGGCTTCCTTCTTAGATAGTTCAAAAGTACGATCAGTTAAAACTCCACCAGTAAGTATGGAATTACTAGTGATTCCATACTTTCCGTATTCTCTAGATACCGTCTTACTATAAGCACCGACAGCAGCTCTAGTTAAATTTGAAAGGATCATACCCTCTTCCGGTTCTTTTGCTGTTGTAGAAGTTAAGTGTATCAACCTACCCCACTTTTTTTTAACCATAAATGGCAAAGCTAGTTGTGACGTTAAAATCTGAGCTTTTAAATTCACATCCAACGAACCCTGAAGGTTTGCCTCAGAAAGTTGATCGCAATGAATCGGAGCTGGACCTGGTGAATTGGTAACCAAAATATCCACTCCATCTAAGGAATTGAATAAATCAGAAACTTTCTTTAAATATTCATCTAATTTTTTAGCATCAGCTTCTAACAAAGTTGGTTTTACTTTTGTTTTAGAAAAAATCTCATCGGAAGCAATTTGTAAATTTCCTAGATTCGAAGATGAGATGATTACATTAGCGCCTTCCGCGGCCAAAGCTGTTGCAATCCCTTTACCGATTCCTTTGCTTGAGGACATAACAAAACACTTTTTATTCTTTAAACCAAGATCCATTAACAAAACATCCTTTTAAATTCAATTAGATTAGAAAATTTCTTATTTAAGTCATACATGTATCTTCGATCATTCTTTAGAAAATAATATTCTGTTATTAAAATTAAATCGAAATAGATCCTTGCGATACCATAACTATTAAAATCCGGCAAAACCTTTCGAGAGAATTCATGTTGTTCCAAAATTGGTTGAATCTTACTCACAAATTGTTGTTTGAATTCCCTTAAGTTCATTTGTTTTGTAAAAATACTGTGCCGGCAAATTTTAAAGATACAATGAGATATGGAAATGCCCAGGTTCGAAAAACAAAGATCTTCAAGATCTAGAAATTTAACGTAATCTCCGTCAATTACCAAGTTAGAATGGTTTAAATCTGCATGAACCAAAGCATCAGAAGAAAACATATTCCTATTTTCAATTATACTTTCCAACTCTTGAATGATTTCATTATAGTATGTTTTTATATAAGTGAATATCGGAGTTGATACTTCGCCAGAAATTTTATCTATAAAAAAACTTTTGTCTTTCCAAAGAGTAAGAACGTCTTTATTCCAAGTCGAATAATCGATTCTATTTAAATCGGTATCTAAGTTTTGTTGGCCCAATAACTCCAATAGATTCATTGCAGAACTAATAATTGTAGTTATTTTTTCGGGATTCCCATCAAATGGTTGTCCGTCCAAGTATGGGTACGTGATAAAACTAAGATCAGAAGCATTATAAACATAATTACTTTGGCCTAAGAGTAACTTTGGCCGGATCATAACTTCCTCAGGCAAGAGATTTAACAGCCGGGACCTGTTCTCGACAGTTTTTGAATCAGCCGATGAAAAAGCGCGAAGAACATACTTTTGTTTTTTTTGTTCTAGAATGTAGATGGCACTTTCTTGATTCTTTTTAGAAACCTTCTTAACAGAAAAAACATCTTCCGGTAAATATTTTTTTACAACATTGGTAAACTGCGATTCGTTCTCTACACTAGTCTCCGCAAAACTCAAATTGGTTTCTTCGGAAAAAACGACACCGTCAAATAACTCCAAACCGATCCGTTTCCTCAAAAGGCCAAAAATATCATTCTCGAAAATTAGCCTGATAAAACAGTTTCGCAACAATTCTGCATCATACAAAGCATTATGTTTTTTACCCACTTTATCCAACATTGCATATTTCTCTTTATCAAAAGAGGAAATGGGAATCCCTGTAGCCACTAACAGAGTACAAAAATCAATATGTTCAGCGTGATTTAAATAAAAAGGAAGATCATAAAGAAAATGAAATTGAGAAGGATCCTCTTTGAAATTTTTCCAGAGATCATACAATAAAATAATATCATTTGCCTTCCCAAAAGAAACAAGGGAAATCTTTTCATCACCAGCTTGGCCGTCTAACCAGTCCCGAACATTTTCTGCGACTATTTTACTAGATAAACTTTTCGAACTATCGATCATCGATAGGACATTTTCTTTTAGCCAATCGGTAACTTGAGACTCATCAAAATCATTTAGAGTATAATATACACTTTCACCTGAAAGCGCCACCAATCCGATAGACACTAAAGTCGTATCGGATCTTTCTCCTGTAAATTCTGTATCGAGAAAAATCAACTTCACAAAAACTTATTTCAGATACTTTAGGGATTCTTTTTGCAACTCATCGAAGCCATCAAACTTCATTTCACCAATATTAACAATGGGGCAAGATTCCTTTAAAATGGAATTGCCAGGTGTAAACATTATATCCATAGACATTCTGTAATTCTCTTCAGTGGCATACATTCTATGTAGCCCACTTCCACCATCAAAAACATAAACAGTACCTTTCGGACCGACACAATGTGTTAGCTCATAATTTGTTTCAACGTATTCTTCACTGGCAATTCGGTAGTGTAATCCAAAATGTTTTTGTTTAGACTTTCTGGCATACAACATATGCGGGTCATCCATACCTACATCTTTCAACAAGATATGATACTGTCTCAGGTTTGGGGTATCTAAATGATAAAAGTTTGCAAACCCACCATCTCGATACTTGGTTTCACCAATATTTTTAGAAGTAATGTCTGCAAATCCCGGATAGGTAATATTTAATCCTGGTGATGCACGAAGATATTGCTGAGACTCACTATATTCACATAACAATTGCAAGAGATTAGAATCAAGCACTCTTCTAAACAAATCTTCCTTAATAGAAAGGGAAAAAATTCTTTTATAGTCTTTATCATCTTTCTTAATATCTTTAAAAAAATAATCATATTCTTTCAAAAGTTCATCGGCCTCTTGAGCAAAATAAGAATCGATAACGATGATCCCATTGGCCTTAAATTCAGCTAAATATTTATTATATTGTTCACTAGTCAGTTTTGCATTTAATGGAACTTTCCTAAAAGCCTTTCTTTGGGAATACCTTAGGTGGATTTTATAGAATTCCTTTTTTAA
Coding sequences within it:
- a CDS encoding N-acetyl sugar amidotransferase, producing MKFCKSCLQPDTRPNTVFHSDGICPACKYHESLKYVDWEERQKELTAIVEFGKANNRSGYDCIIGVSGGKDSLRQALFVKERLKMKPLLVCLSYPPEQVTERGVDNLSNMINQGFDCITVNPAPAIWKSLKKKGFLQYTNSFRSTELALFSSVPKLAIAYQIPLIWWGENSALQVGESSVMGKTGSDGNNLRKMNTLNGGDITWLLSDEVKKNQVLQYCYPSPEEMDQANLRITFLGYFWKDWSLVNNGVFSILRGLEIRNEKPWEIGDPLGITSLDEDFVTFNQMIKYLKYGFGRITDYVNEDLRNGLITREEGIDLVKKFDGTCSPKYIEKFSNYIGITVEEFWLQVDQSVNTELFEKKKLGEYIPKFEVGIGL
- a CDS encoding SDR family oxidoreductase, translated to MSSSKGIGKGIATALAAEGANVIISSSNLGNLQIASDEIFSKTKVKPTLLEADAKKLDEYLKKVSDLFNSLDGVDILVTNSPGPAPIHCDQLSEANLQGSLDVNLKAQILTSQLALPFMVKKKWGRLIHLTSTTAKEPEEGMILSNLTRAAVGAYSKTVSREYGKYGITSNSILTGGVLTDRTFELSKKEALEKNVAVEEIINHSNQLFPTGYFPKPDEFGQIIAFLTSANSGFLNGLSLPIDGGLLRSH
- a CDS encoding cytidylyltransferase domain-containing protein, whose amino-acid sequence is MINNKSIVCIITARGGSKEVPGKNIKLIQGKPLIAWTVEAAKRSKYIDRVIVTTDSEEIIKVSKEFGADAPFKRPDSISGDKAKQEDAIFHTMEYLEKQEGIKYDYIVILTPTHPLRDEIELDLVIESLAANPNAKAYVTMIEAKTSPLHCNMIPADNSLANFLSEDVKLKNRQELPTYFQPSGSTSVIEWDCFVKNGSIFTDDSYAYVTDSISGHDINSVIDFKVAEVLMKEKYHSI
- a CDS encoding 3'-5' exoribonuclease domain-containing protein, which produces MKLIFLDTEFTGERSDTTLVSIGLVALSGESVYYTLNDFDESQVTDWLKENVLSMIDSSKSLSSKIVAENVRDWLDGQAGDEKISLVSFGKANDIILLYDLWKNFKEDPSQFHFLYDLPFYLNHAEHIDFCTLLVATGIPISSFDKEKYAMLDKVGKKHNALYDAELLRNCFIRLIFENDIFGLLRKRIGLELFDGVVFSEETNLSFAETSVENESQFTNVVKKYLPEDVFSVKKVSKKNQESAIYILEQKKQKYVLRAFSSADSKTVENRSRLLNLLPEEVMIRPKLLLGQSNYVYNASDLSFITYPYLDGQPFDGNPEKITTIISSAMNLLELLGQQNLDTDLNRIDYSTWNKDVLTLWKDKSFFIDKISGEVSTPIFTYIKTYYNEIIQELESIIENRNMFSSDALVHADLNHSNLVIDGDYVKFLDLEDLCFSNLGISISHCIFKICRHSIFTKQMNLREFKQQFVSKIQPILEQHEFSRKVLPDFNSYGIARIYFDLILITEYYFLKNDRRYMYDLNKKFSNLIEFKRMFC